In Ptiloglossa arizonensis isolate GNS036 chromosome 6, iyPtiAriz1_principal, whole genome shotgun sequence, a single window of DNA contains:
- the LOC143147998 gene encoding ubiquitin carboxyl-terminal hydrolase 35, with protein MDDVQILKYDIKQCLNLIVIGKDAEVTEGWTKLKKLESVPTYRQLNNYECILQEILNDQILNVHEVPKIMTWFAKYLTEKPFCINPISNDVAVMLRNTEITDMSDLTMILETLLEHSVYLPESVNHSKLCEAIVISLSTFSMPPDPKKISEFTDNATKVQNFLKVIQTKSRNIEKDNLILICLQTLYRIISDTNCKQDPGPGLAAILQLVEPSIISQAVNWILSESYCDSQLAQALRVLCNWLPKCRGDRLSIWIMEFIFGLEKQYKYSILIEVTKATLDVMFRALLVPVIRQNASTVIFHVLKRQGSSSLFRTIARNIQTTLTYLIKEDSESSKECVQNLVDIIKILMLRFPSQCVYSNLESNFPVQPRMHIVKEIWNEHVWIDEIEMIEPIIESPKAQTGKVGLSNLGNTCYMNSVLQSLLMTRRFCYEVLIYKSSSKSDDQAVLKKLQNLFTLLLYSRRISLAPTEILLASRPAYFLPGQQQDSSEFLCHLLDLLHEQEKSTTVNCEANDSNLKYKDDKEINDVSSMNEEGGSIKRWTTEEDLTGSIALERKTQSLADFTQGEDLAQIQQLSDSHSDSTDSGIQSVGGEDTSTQVPLVHRVLGGKCKITYQCAQCDTSSHNTDKFRDLQLCFPEEIQENQEVSVQDLINYYLTPEKLTGENKYRCDKCMKLCDAQRFIKILHAPTYLILILKHFRYNFDTRLRTKLRHKVMYNETIHLPVSTPLCATNETYQLYAAVVHSGYSMDYGHYFTYARDSKQNWYKFNDSYVSQTTFNDFKDLKPPDTPYILFYEKFVLFEGMYDEEKPELSTLNKHLQELVANDTTAYIEELRHQAEKPRRSRGRKNENSDDENPPPSSCRGAVNMPARRFLY; from the exons ATGGATGACGTGCAAATTCTTAAGTATGATATTAAACAATGTTTAAATTTAATAGTGATTGGCAAAGATGCAGAGGTTACTGAAGGATGGACCAAACTTAAAAAACTAGAAAGCGTACCCACCTACAggcaattaaataattatgaatgTATTCTACAAGAAATACTCAACGATCAGATATTAAATGTACACGAAGTTCCAAAAATTATGACGTGGTTCGCAAAATATTTAACGGAAAAACCATTTTGTATCAATCCAATTTCAAATGATGTTGCAGTAATGTTACGGAATACTGAAATTACTGATATGTCGGATTTAACAATGATTCTTGAAACCTTACTGGAGCACAGTGTGTATCTACCCGAATCTGTAAATCATTCAAAACTGTGCGAAGCAATTGTTATAAGTTTGTCCACATTTTCAATGCCACCTGATCCAAAAAAGATTTCAGAATTTACAGACAATGCAACTAAAGTTCAAAACTTTTTAAAAGTTATACAAACAAAATCTAGGAATATTGAAAAGgataatttaattttgataTGTCTTCAAACATTATATAGAATTATATCGGATACAAATTGTAAACAAGACCCAGGACCTGGTTTGGCAGCTATATTACAACTCGTAGAACCATCTATTATATCACAAGCTGTAAATTGGATTCTTTCTGAATCATATTGTGATTCTCAGTTAGCCCAGGCTTTAAGGGTTTTGTGTAATTGGCTTCCAAAATGTAGAGGCGATCGACTTAGCATTTGGATTATGGAGTTTATATTTGGCTTAGaaaaacaatataaatattcaatactCATTGAAGTTACAAAGGCAACACTTGATGTAATGTTTCGTGCTTTATTAGTACCAGTAATTCGTCAAAATGCTTCCACAGTTATATTTCATGTTTTAAAAAGGCAAGGATCTTCATCCTTGTTTCGAACTATAGCACGAAATATACAAACGACGTTGACTTACTTAATAAAGGAAGATTCTGAGTCAAGTAAAGAATGTGTGCAAAACTTAGttgatattataaaaatacttaTGTTAAGATTCCCAAGCCAATGTGTATATAGTAATTTAGAAAGTAATTTCCCAGTGCAACCACGAATGCACATTGTTAAAGAAATATGGAATGAACATGTTTGgatagatgaaatagaaatgatTGAACCAATAATTGAATCACCAAAAGCACAGACTGGGAAAGTTGGCCTTTCTAATCTTGGAAACACGTGTTACATGAATAGTGTATTACAATCGCTATTAATGACTAGACGATTTTGTTATGaagtattaatatataaatcttCGAGCAAAAGTGATGACCAAGCTGTACTTAAAAAGTTACAAAATCTATTTACTCTTTTACTATATTCAAGGAGAATTTCCTTGGCACCAACTGAAATTTTATTAGCCTCTCGTCCTGCTTATTTTCTACCAGGTCAACAACAAGACAGTTCGGAATTTCTCTG TCATCTGTTGGACCTTTTACATGAGCAAGAAAAGTCTACTACTGTAAACTGTGAAGCTAATGATTCTAATCTCAAGTACAAAGACGATAAGGAAATAAACGATGTTTCTTCAATGAACGAGGAAGGAGGCAGTATTAAGCGTTGGACAACAGAAGAAGATTTAACTGGAAGTATAGCTTTGGAAAGAAAAACACAATCATTAGCAGATTTTACACaag gaGAAGATTTAGCACAAATACAGCAACTTAGTGATTCACATTCAGACTCTACAGACAGTGGAATACAATCTGTAGGTGGGGAAGATACAAGTACACAAGTACCTCTTGTACATAGAGTTCTAGgtggaaaatgtaaaattacttaTCAGTGTGCTCAGTGTGATACTAGTTCTCATAATACGGATAAATTTCGTGACTTACAACTGTGCTTCCCAGAAGAAATACAGGAAAATCAGGAAGTTTCTGTGCAAGATTTAATCAATTACTATCTTACACCAGAAAAGTTGACTGGTGAGAATAAATATCGATGCGATAAATGTATGAAACTTTGTGATGCACAaagatttataaaaattctgCATGCACCAacatatttaattttgattttgaaacattttcgttATAATTTTGATACCAGACTAAGAACAAAACTACGGCACAAAGTAATGTATAATGAAACTATACATTTACCAGTATCAACGCCTTTGTGCGCAACTAACGAAACGTATCAACTATATGCTGCTGTTGTACACTCTGGTTATAGTATGGATTATGGTCATTATTTTACTTATGCTCGTGATTCGAAGCAAAATTGGTACAAATTTAATGATAGTTATGTTTCCCAAACGACGTTTAATGATTTCAAGGACCTGAAACCACCAGATACgccatatatattattttatgaaaaatttgtattattcgaAGGAATGTATGATGAAGAGAAACCGGAATTGTCAACATTGAATAAACATTTACAGGAATTAGTGGCAAATGATACTACAGCCTATATTGAGGAATTAAGACATCAAGCTGAAAAACCTCGGCGTAGTCGTGgtcgaaaaaatgaaaattccgaTGATGAAAATCCTCCACCTAGTAGCTGTCGAGGTGCAGTTAATATGCCTGCAAGGCGTTTCCTGTATTaa
- the LOC143148408 gene encoding facilitated trehalose transporter Tret1, protein MSYGLFFGWPSPSLPLLLQDDSPVQVTLQDTTFITSSHTFGGAVGSVICTYIVNVIGRKWTLLFTAVPATIGWLMIAFASSVWELYIGRFMCGLSNGFGYVSVMMYTGEISPARIRGILTSALTVSAKIGVSIEWTIGPFLTVRDLALVSLSLTFLFVIVAVWLPESPYHLMRRGRHQEAINSLVQLRGTTDVSFETTMIEKSVKMDLANDTGLRELLNVSGNRRALIVGVTLVLIQQGSGSMAILSYAELIFNATNNNFEGKYITMILGAVQAVCFIVTATIVDSFGRRTLLMTSTFGTFVATLIVGSFFYLQSNRMDVSGIVWLPAIGTILYITFYALGLAGLPFTMMSELFPTNVKALGSTITMFCCNVFSFVVTMSYQSIAEHYGLYAPFWLFSIVSISGVLFVYCYVPETRGKTLQEVQNRLHGQKLT, encoded by the exons ATGTCGTATGGTCTCTTCTTCGGTTGGCCATCCCCATCGTTGCCTCTCCTCTTGCAAGATGACAGTCCCGTGCAGGTCACGTTACAGGACACCACATTCATAACGTCCAGTCACACATTCGGCGGAGCCGTGGGTTCGGTGATTTGCACTTACATCGTGAACGTGATCGGCAGAAAGTGGACTCTGCTCTTTACCGCGGTGCCAGCTACAATAGGATGGTTGATGATTGCGTTCGCGTCATCGGTTTGG GAATTATACATAGGGAGGTTCATGTGCGGTTTGAGCAACGGTTTCGGATACGTGAGTGTTATGATGTACACCGGTGAAATCTCACCAGCCAGGATACGAGGAATACTGACATCTGCGTTAACCGTGTCAGCGAAGATCGGTGTGTCCATCGAATGGACGATAGGTCCGTTCCTCACTGTGAGGGATCTTGCTCTAGTGTCGTTGTCACTGACGTTTCTCTTCGTCATCGTCGCGGTATGGTTACCCGAGTCACCTTATCACTTGATGCGCCGCGGGAGACACCAGGAGGCGATCAACTCCCTGGTGCAATTAAGGGGAACCACCGACGTTTCCTTCGAGACCACGATGATCGAGAAATCCGTAAAAATGGATCTGGCCAATGACACCGGGTTGCGGGAGTTGCTGAACGTGTCGGGAAATCGCAG AGCGTTGATTGTCGGGGTGACCCTGGTCCTGATCCAACAGGGTAGTGGCAGCATGGCCATACTCTCGTACGCCGAGTTGATCTTCAATGCGACCAATAATAACTTCGAGGGCAAATACATCACCATGATATTAGGTGCGGTGCAAGCTGTGTGCTTCATAGTCACCGCGACCATAGTGGATTCTTTCGGCAGGAGAACACTGTTGATGACGTCCACGTTTGGGACCTTCGTCGCGACGTTGATCGTTGGTTCGTTCTTTTATCTTCAAAGCAACCGTATGGACGTTAGCGGGATCGTCTGGTTGCCAGCTATCGGAACCATACTCTACATCACCTTTTACGCTTTGGGATTGGCCGGACTTCCGTTCACCATGATGAGCGAGCTCTTCCCAACGAACGTGAAAGCACTCGGCAGCACGATCACGATGTTCTGTTGCAACGTGTTCTCGTTTGTCGTCACCATGTCCTATCAGAGCATCGCGGAACATTATGGACTGTACGCCCCCTTTTGGTTGTTCTCCATTGTCAGTATATCGGGTGTCCTCTTTGTGTACTGCTACGTGCCAGAGACAAGAGGAAAAACGTTGCAGGAGGTGCAGAACCGTCTGCACGGACAAAAACTGACGTAG
- the LOC143148232 gene encoding facilitated trehalose transporter Tret1-like isoform X1: MNAKFCAVAFVASLAHLTVGMLLGWTSPMIPKLMAEDSTLRITKDEASWMVSLFKFGMAFGCFISIFVVDLAGRKLAILATIFPTLCSWFLTLLGRSILTLYLARVVGGAASGIIFTAGSMYVTEIAPPHVRGALGSCFVLMDYCGNLLGYVVGSFTSMEEYSYVAISVSTVQFLLFVWLPETPYYLLRRKRYGAAMDSLIFLRGPMVSAEEMDSIIRSVECEPENSGVFSSVLHLITQPGGKESLLIGVCIMTIQAFSGSIILIGYAQTIFEYIHDDHLPVSYFSIVLMWIHLLSYLLCIGHVDRLGRRPLMIISIVGVITCSFILGVYFCIQENRIEVGSLGWMALVAMVFYATSISLGLGSVPFIVTNEIFPMYAKTTCVGLCFCWNSVWSFVMVYVWSVVAFQRSMYAAFWLVSGLNIFSILYLIFYLPETRKLSFVRIQEKIVSKTRY, translated from the exons ATGAACGCGAAGTTTTGCGCGGTGGCATTCGTGG CAAGTTTGGCTCATTTAACCGTGGGGATGTTACTGGGATGGACGTCACCAATGATACCAAAATTAATGGCGGAGGATTCGACCTTGAGGATCACCAAGGACGAGGCCTCTTGGATGGTGTCGTTGTTCAAATTTGGAATGGCCTTTGGATGCTTTATCTCGATATTCGTCGTTGACTTGGCCGGTCGAAAACTCGCCATATTGGCGACCATATTCCCTACACTTTGCAGTTGGTTCTTGACATTATTGGGGAGATCGATTCTG ACTCTGTATTTGGCACGGGTCGTAGGCGGTGCTGCCAGTGGCATAATTTTCACAGCGGGTTCGATGTACGTGACAGAGATAGCCCCACCGCACGTACGAGGCGCTCTGGGTAGTTGCTTCGTTTTAATGGATTATTGCGGTAATCTTCTGGGCTATGTGGTGGGTTCGTTCACCAGCATGGAGGAGTACTCTTACGTGGCGATCTCGGTATCGACGGTGCAATTCCTGTTGTTCGTCTGGCTACCCGAAACACCTTACTATCTATTGCGCCGGAAGCGTTATGGGGCTGCCATGGACTCGTTGATATTTTTACGCGGCCCGATGGTTTCCGCCGAGGAAATGGATTCCATAATAAGATCGGTGGAGTGCGAGCCGGAGAACAGCGGGGTGTTCTCGTCCGTTCTTCATCTAATCACCCAACCAG gcGGGAAAGAATCTCTCCTGATCGGTGTGTGCATCATGACGATACAGGCGTTCTCGGGCTCGATAATTCTGATCGGTTACGCCCAGACGATCTTCGAGTACATCCACGATGATCATCTGCCAGTATCCTACTTCAGCATCGTTCTGATGTGGATACATCTGCTCTCCTATCTTCTCTGCATCGGTCACGTGGATCGTTTAGGAAGAAGACCTCTGATGATCATCTCGATTGTAGGGGTCATCACCTGCAGCTTCATCCTGGGCGTTTATTTCTGCATACAAGAGAATCGCATCGAGGTTGGATCATTGGGGTGGATGGCATTGGTGGCCATGGTGTTCTACGCCACGAGTATATCGCTGGGTTTGGGTAGCGTGCCTTTTATCGtgacgaacgaaattttcccgaTGTACGCGAAAACAACCTGCGTGGGTCTCTGTTTCTGTTGGAACTCGGTGTGGTCGTTTGTTATGGTGTACGTTTGGAGCGTCGTCGCGTTTCAACGGAGCATGTACGCTGCATTCTGGCTCGTCTCCGGATTGAATATCTTCAGTATACTGTATCTGATATTCTATCTACCGGAAACGAGGAAATTATCGTTCGTGAGGATTCAGGAGAAGATCGTTTCCAAAACGAGGTATTAA
- the LOC143148232 gene encoding facilitated trehalose transporter Tret1-like isoform X2 yields MNAKFCAVAFIASLAHLTVGMLLGWTSPMIPKLMAEDSTLRITKDEASWMVSLFKFGMAFGCFISIFVVDLAGRKLAILATIFPTLCSWFLTLLGRSILTLYLARVVGGAASGIIFTAGSMYVTEIAPPHVRGALGSCFVLMDYCGNLLGYVVGSFTSMEEYSYVAISVSTVQFLLFVWLPETPYYLLRRKRYGAAMDSLIFLRGPMVSAEEMDSIIRSVECEPENSGVFSSVLHLITQPGGKESLLIGVCIMTIQAFSGSIILIGYAQTIFEYIHDDHLPVSYFSIVLMWIHLLSYLLCIGHVDRLGRRPLMIISIVGVITCSFILGVYFCIQENRIEVGSLGWMALVAMVFYATSISLGLGSVPFIVTNEIFPMYAKTTCVGLCFCWNSVWSFVMVYVWSVVAFQRSMYAAFWLVSGLNIFSILYLIFYLPETRKLSFVRIQEKIVSKTRY; encoded by the exons ATGAACGCGAAGTTTTGCGCGGTGGCATTC ATAGCAAGTTTGGCTCATTTAACCGTGGGGATGTTACTGGGATGGACGTCACCAATGATACCAAAATTAATGGCGGAGGATTCGACCTTGAGGATCACCAAGGACGAGGCCTCTTGGATGGTGTCGTTGTTCAAATTTGGAATGGCCTTTGGATGCTTTATCTCGATATTCGTCGTTGACTTGGCCGGTCGAAAACTCGCCATATTGGCGACCATATTCCCTACACTTTGCAGTTGGTTCTTGACATTATTGGGGAGATCGATTCTG ACTCTGTATTTGGCACGGGTCGTAGGCGGTGCTGCCAGTGGCATAATTTTCACAGCGGGTTCGATGTACGTGACAGAGATAGCCCCACCGCACGTACGAGGCGCTCTGGGTAGTTGCTTCGTTTTAATGGATTATTGCGGTAATCTTCTGGGCTATGTGGTGGGTTCGTTCACCAGCATGGAGGAGTACTCTTACGTGGCGATCTCGGTATCGACGGTGCAATTCCTGTTGTTCGTCTGGCTACCCGAAACACCTTACTATCTATTGCGCCGGAAGCGTTATGGGGCTGCCATGGACTCGTTGATATTTTTACGCGGCCCGATGGTTTCCGCCGAGGAAATGGATTCCATAATAAGATCGGTGGAGTGCGAGCCGGAGAACAGCGGGGTGTTCTCGTCCGTTCTTCATCTAATCACCCAACCAG gcGGGAAAGAATCTCTCCTGATCGGTGTGTGCATCATGACGATACAGGCGTTCTCGGGCTCGATAATTCTGATCGGTTACGCCCAGACGATCTTCGAGTACATCCACGATGATCATCTGCCAGTATCCTACTTCAGCATCGTTCTGATGTGGATACATCTGCTCTCCTATCTTCTCTGCATCGGTCACGTGGATCGTTTAGGAAGAAGACCTCTGATGATCATCTCGATTGTAGGGGTCATCACCTGCAGCTTCATCCTGGGCGTTTATTTCTGCATACAAGAGAATCGCATCGAGGTTGGATCATTGGGGTGGATGGCATTGGTGGCCATGGTGTTCTACGCCACGAGTATATCGCTGGGTTTGGGTAGCGTGCCTTTTATCGtgacgaacgaaattttcccgaTGTACGCGAAAACAACCTGCGTGGGTCTCTGTTTCTGTTGGAACTCGGTGTGGTCGTTTGTTATGGTGTACGTTTGGAGCGTCGTCGCGTTTCAACGGAGCATGTACGCTGCATTCTGGCTCGTCTCCGGATTGAATATCTTCAGTATACTGTATCTGATATTCTATCTACCGGAAACGAGGAAATTATCGTTCGTGAGGATTCAGGAGAAGATCGTTTCCAAAACGAGGTATTAA
- the LOC143148232 gene encoding facilitated trehalose transporter Tret1-like isoform X3: MLLGWTSPMIPKLMAEDSTLRITKDEASWMVSLFKFGMAFGCFISIFVVDLAGRKLAILATIFPTLCSWFLTLLGRSILTLYLARVVGGAASGIIFTAGSMYVTEIAPPHVRGALGSCFVLMDYCGNLLGYVVGSFTSMEEYSYVAISVSTVQFLLFVWLPETPYYLLRRKRYGAAMDSLIFLRGPMVSAEEMDSIIRSVECEPENSGVFSSVLHLITQPGGKESLLIGVCIMTIQAFSGSIILIGYAQTIFEYIHDDHLPVSYFSIVLMWIHLLSYLLCIGHVDRLGRRPLMIISIVGVITCSFILGVYFCIQENRIEVGSLGWMALVAMVFYATSISLGLGSVPFIVTNEIFPMYAKTTCVGLCFCWNSVWSFVMVYVWSVVAFQRSMYAAFWLVSGLNIFSILYLIFYLPETRKLSFVRIQEKIVSKTRY, translated from the exons ATGTTACTGGGATGGACGTCACCAATGATACCAAAATTAATGGCGGAGGATTCGACCTTGAGGATCACCAAGGACGAGGCCTCTTGGATGGTGTCGTTGTTCAAATTTGGAATGGCCTTTGGATGCTTTATCTCGATATTCGTCGTTGACTTGGCCGGTCGAAAACTCGCCATATTGGCGACCATATTCCCTACACTTTGCAGTTGGTTCTTGACATTATTGGGGAGATCGATTCTG ACTCTGTATTTGGCACGGGTCGTAGGCGGTGCTGCCAGTGGCATAATTTTCACAGCGGGTTCGATGTACGTGACAGAGATAGCCCCACCGCACGTACGAGGCGCTCTGGGTAGTTGCTTCGTTTTAATGGATTATTGCGGTAATCTTCTGGGCTATGTGGTGGGTTCGTTCACCAGCATGGAGGAGTACTCTTACGTGGCGATCTCGGTATCGACGGTGCAATTCCTGTTGTTCGTCTGGCTACCCGAAACACCTTACTATCTATTGCGCCGGAAGCGTTATGGGGCTGCCATGGACTCGTTGATATTTTTACGCGGCCCGATGGTTTCCGCCGAGGAAATGGATTCCATAATAAGATCGGTGGAGTGCGAGCCGGAGAACAGCGGGGTGTTCTCGTCCGTTCTTCATCTAATCACCCAACCAG gcGGGAAAGAATCTCTCCTGATCGGTGTGTGCATCATGACGATACAGGCGTTCTCGGGCTCGATAATTCTGATCGGTTACGCCCAGACGATCTTCGAGTACATCCACGATGATCATCTGCCAGTATCCTACTTCAGCATCGTTCTGATGTGGATACATCTGCTCTCCTATCTTCTCTGCATCGGTCACGTGGATCGTTTAGGAAGAAGACCTCTGATGATCATCTCGATTGTAGGGGTCATCACCTGCAGCTTCATCCTGGGCGTTTATTTCTGCATACAAGAGAATCGCATCGAGGTTGGATCATTGGGGTGGATGGCATTGGTGGCCATGGTGTTCTACGCCACGAGTATATCGCTGGGTTTGGGTAGCGTGCCTTTTATCGtgacgaacgaaattttcccgaTGTACGCGAAAACAACCTGCGTGGGTCTCTGTTTCTGTTGGAACTCGGTGTGGTCGTTTGTTATGGTGTACGTTTGGAGCGTCGTCGCGTTTCAACGGAGCATGTACGCTGCATTCTGGCTCGTCTCCGGATTGAATATCTTCAGTATACTGTATCTGATATTCTATCTACCGGAAACGAGGAAATTATCGTTCGTGAGGATTCAGGAGAAGATCGTTTCCAAAACGAGGTATTAA